The DNA sequence GAGCGGGGCCTTAAGAGATATGGTTCAGAATCATATGCTGCAAATGGTGGCACTGCTTGCGATGGAGCCGCCGATCCGTTTGACGACCGATGAGATCCGCTCAGAGAAAGTAAAGGTCCTCCGTGCGATGCGTCCGCTTGAGGGCGATATGGTTCACGAACACTTTGTGCGGGGACAGTATGGCAAAGGCATGCTTGACGGCGAACAAGTGCCGGGATACCGTGAAGAACCAATGGTTGACAGCGAGTCCAATACCGAAACTTTTGTGGCCGGAAGATTGACTATCGACAACTTCCGCTGGGCCGGCGTCCCAATCTATATCAGGACAGGAAAGAGGATGGCCGTCAAGTCAACGAAGATCGTCATCCAATTCAAGGATATTCCGATGAACCTGTACTATGAAACAGGGCAGACAGTCAATCCGAATCTGCTGATCATCCACATCCAGCCTGATGAAGGGATCACGCTTCACCTTAATGCCAAAAAGTCAGGAAACCAGCTTGAAGCGAATCAAGTCAAGCTGAACTTCTCGAATAAAAGCGGCAGCGGCATAAACACGCCGGAAGCCTATGAGAAGCTGCTGTATGACTGCATGAGAGGCGATGCCACAAACTTTACCCACTGGGACGAAGTGGCATTATCCTGGAGCTTCGTGGATAAAATTTCCGAAGTATGGGAAAACCATAAAGCGAAAAACTTCCCTAACTATGAAGCCGGGACAATGGGACCTGAAGAAGCAGATCAGCTGCTTGCAAAAGAAGGATTCTCCTGGTGGCCTGTGGCAGACTTAGACGTGGATAATTGCTAATACAAAAAATCCCTTCGGCTACCCGGAGGGATTTTTATCATTCAAAAAGCCGCCTCGATTGGCGGCTTTTTGAATGCATGTATTAAATCCAGTTCGTATGGAACGTGCCTTCTTTGTCCGTACGCTGATACGTATGGGCCCCGAAATAATCGCGCTGTGCCTGAAGCAGATTGGCCGGGAGGGTTTCCGTCCGGTAGCTGTCATAATAAGAAAGCGCGGCTGAGAAGCATGGAACCGGTATTCCGTTCTGTACAGCAGAGCTGATGATTTCCCGCAGGGCTGCCTGGTAGCTTTCGGCGATTTCCTTGAAATATGGATCAAGCAGAAGATTTTTAAGACCCGGTTCCCTGTCATAAGCTTCTTTGATTTTCTGCAGGAACTGGGCGCGGATGATGCAGCCTCCGCGGAAAATCATGGCGATATCCCCGTATTTCAAATCCCAGCTGTATTCATCCGATGCAGCCCGCATCTGGGCAAACCCCTGTGCATAGGAACAGATTTTGCTCATATATAAAGCTTTGCGGACAGACTCAATGAATGCTTCCCTGTTTCCTTGAAAGCTCTTCGCTTCAGGTCCTTTCAAAAGCCTGCTCGCGTGGACGCGCTCCTCTTTCATGGCCGAAAGGAAGCGTGCAAAGACGGACTCAGTGATAATCGGAAGCGGGACACCTAAATCAAGGGCACTTTGGCTTGTCCATTTCCCTGTACCCTTTTGGCCGGCTGTATCGAGGATCACATCCACGAGCGGCTTGCCTGTTTCCTCATCCTTTTTAGTAAAAATATCTGCTGTGATTTCAATCAGATAGCTGTCGAGTTCGCCCTTATTCCAGTCTGCAAAGACGGTGTGCAGCTCTTCTGCCGACAAGCCGAGTACATTTTTAAGAAGGAAATAAGATTCGGAGATCAGCTGCATGTCTCCATATTCGATCCCATTATGGACCATTTTGACATAATGTCCTGCCCCATCCGGACCTATGTACGTTGTACAAGGCTCGCCATTCACTTTTGCAGAAATATCCTTAAAGATTGGTGCGACAAGGTCATAGGCTTCCTTTTGCCCGCCAGGCATGATGGACGGCCCTTTCAGTGCGCCCTCTTCTCCCCCGGACACCCCGGTTCCGATAAAATGGATGCCAAGCTCGCTCAGCTCTTTATTCCTCCGCTGTGTATCAGCGAAAAAAGTATTTCCGCCATCTATCAGGATATCACCCTTTTCAAGATGAGGCTTAAGCTGCTCAATCGTTGCGTCCGTTGGGCCGCCCGCTTTGACCATCAGCATAATTTTCCGCGGCTTTTCAAGGGAATTGACAAACTCTTCAATCGAGTAAGTTCCGGTAATATTCTTCCCTTCGGATTCTTTAAGCATTTCTTCCGTTTTTTCAGAAGATCTATTGTAGACAGAAACAGCATACCCCCTGCTTTCAATGTTCCAGGCAAGGTTTTTTCCCATAACGGCAAGGCCGATAACTCCTATTTCCTGTTTAGTCATATCATTCTCCCTTTCTGCTTCTGAAGCTGGTATCTACACCCGGCAAGCCACGCCATCGAAAGGCTGCTGCCAATAATAATGTCTCAAAACGGCAAAAGGAATGCAACTAATCAAACTTGGGCTTTCCCTTCTTAGTTTGACGTTCCATTCCTTTTATAAACATTATTCATGATTTTTTTGAGCCGGATGCTGGATTTGGCGTTTTCCCGCACCGTGGAGGAAATCCTTATTGAAGCTGGTATCTGTCCCAATTACAGGTTTGTCCGCCTCATCGCCCCCAGCTCCGGCAAGGTCGATGATTTTATCCCCGAATTTGGTCCGCAGATCGGCCAGGGTTTTGAAAAGCGGCTCTTTCCTGGCCTCTTTCTCATAAGAAAATAAATCAAGCTGGCGGACAGCCTGGTCCTGCTCCACGAGTTCCTGAGCCGTAACCCCGAGGAGGCGGACGGGATCTCCATTCCAGTGCCTAATGAACAGCTTCCGGCTGAAAGCAGCCAGATCTTCCTTTAAGCTGACAGGGTTATCCAGCTTCCTGCTCCTTGTAATTGTCTTTCTGTCTTTATAGCGGATGGTGATGCCCAGGGCTGACGCATATACCTTCTTTTTTTTCAGGCGGACAGCTACCTTTTCCGACAGCATATCAAGCACCTTAAAGAGCTCCTGCTGATTGGACACATCCCTTGGGAGCGTAGTAGAATTGCCCACACTCTTAAATTCAGCTGCAGACTCCGGGTCTACGGGCCTGCGGTCGATCCCGTTCGCCCTCTCTTTCAGTCGCGGCCCGTTGATGCCAAGCAACCCTTTCAGCTGAAGATCATTAGCTTCGGCGAGGCTGCCAATCGTCTCAATCTGGAGGGTGCGAAGCTTCTCGGCTGTCTTTTTGCCGACTCCATGCATTACCTCCACAGGCATCGGCCAAAGGATATTTCCTATATCGCGTTTCCGCAGCACGGTGATGCCCATCGGTTTCTTCATATCTGAAGCCATTTTAGCAAGAAATTTATTGGGGGCCACCCCTATGCTGCAGGGCAGATCAAGCTGATCAAGTATCTGCTTCTGGATGCTCCCGGCAATTTCAAGCGGCGCTCCATACTCATAGCTATCTGTAATATCGACATACCCTTCATCGATGGAGACAGGCTCAACAAGCCCGGAATATTGGCCGAGTATATTGAACATTCCCATAGAGGCAGCGCGGTACCGTTCAAAATTCGGTGTCATTACGATCAGCTGCGGGCACAGCTTTTTGGCCTCCCATAAGGGCATTGTTGTCCTGACGCCGAACTTTCTTGCTTCATAGCTGCATGTGACGATTATTCCCCTTCGCTCTTCTGCATTTCCGGCAATCGCCAGCGGCTTCCCTTTCAGCTCAGGATTATAGGCCATTTCGACTGAAGCGTAGAAGCTGTTCATATCAACGTGCAAAATGACCCGCCCGTTCTTTGGATATAATTCTCTCATGCCTCTGC is a window from the Bacillus infantis NRRL B-14911 genome containing:
- the zwf gene encoding glucose-6-phosphate dehydrogenase, giving the protein MKQNEKPTGLIMIFGATGDLANRKLFPSLYRLFEKGNLSERFAVVGVARRPLSNEEFQENVKNSVQSAIKDSTRLDEFASHFYYHSHDVTDSSSYLALKSMAEDLDNTYGLEGNRIFYLAMAPEFFGTIAVHLKQDGLTETNGFKRLVIEKPFGHDLESAKELNSQIRHAFSEDEIYRIDHYLGKQMVQNIEVIRFANALFEPLWNNRHISNIQVTSSEVLGVEERGRYYEKSGALRDMVQNHMLQMVALLAMEPPIRLTTDEIRSEKVKVLRAMRPLEGDMVHEHFVRGQYGKGMLDGEQVPGYREEPMVDSESNTETFVAGRLTIDNFRWAGVPIYIRTGKRMAVKSTKIVIQFKDIPMNLYYETGQTVNPNLLIIHIQPDEGITLHLNAKKSGNQLEANQVKLNFSNKSGSGINTPEAYEKLLYDCMRGDATNFTHWDEVALSWSFVDKISEVWENHKAKNFPNYEAGTMGPEEADQLLAKEGFSWWPVADLDVDNC
- a CDS encoding DNA polymerase IV, with the protein product MRELYPKNGRVILHVDMNSFYASVEMAYNPELKGKPLAIAGNAEERRGIIVTCSYEARKFGVRTTMPLWEAKKLCPQLIVMTPNFERYRAASMGMFNILGQYSGLVEPVSIDEGYVDITDSYEYGAPLEIAGSIQKQILDQLDLPCSIGVAPNKFLAKMASDMKKPMGITVLRKRDIGNILWPMPVEVMHGVGKKTAEKLRTLQIETIGSLAEANDLQLKGLLGINGPRLKERANGIDRRPVDPESAAEFKSVGNSTTLPRDVSNQQELFKVLDMLSEKVAVRLKKKKVYASALGITIRYKDRKTITRSRKLDNPVSLKEDLAAFSRKLFIRHWNGDPVRLLGVTAQELVEQDQAVRQLDLFSYEKEARKEPLFKTLADLRTKFGDKIIDLAGAGGDEADKPVIGTDTSFNKDFLHGAGKRQIQHPAQKNHE
- the gndA gene encoding NADP-dependent phosphogluconate dehydrogenase, whose translation is MTKQEIGVIGLAVMGKNLAWNIESRGYAVSVYNRSSEKTEEMLKESEGKNITGTYSIEEFVNSLEKPRKIMLMVKAGGPTDATIEQLKPHLEKGDILIDGGNTFFADTQRRNKELSELGIHFIGTGVSGGEEGALKGPSIMPGGQKEAYDLVAPIFKDISAKVNGEPCTTYIGPDGAGHYVKMVHNGIEYGDMQLISESYFLLKNVLGLSAEELHTVFADWNKGELDSYLIEITADIFTKKDEETGKPLVDVILDTAGQKGTGKWTSQSALDLGVPLPIITESVFARFLSAMKEERVHASRLLKGPEAKSFQGNREAFIESVRKALYMSKICSYAQGFAQMRAASDEYSWDLKYGDIAMIFRGGCIIRAQFLQKIKEAYDREPGLKNLLLDPYFKEIAESYQAALREIISSAVQNGIPVPCFSAALSYYDSYRTETLPANLLQAQRDYFGAHTYQRTDKEGTFHTNWI